A single genomic interval of Nycticebus coucang isolate mNycCou1 chromosome 21, mNycCou1.pri, whole genome shotgun sequence harbors:
- the LOC128574089 gene encoding uncharacterized protein LOC128574089 isoform X10 — protein MIGAGAPCTCPACLPCTCHPHLPGDSVLQTCRWATHCMGAPSQPEGAAGQTRISLISPPQDGHVGSISYRGPQNLSLTPNQSMAKPLRDEVLLCCLFGLKVLLSSDPPSLASQTPGITYMSYHI, from the exons ATGATTGGAGCAGGAGCGCCCTGTAcctgccctgcctgcctcccctgcACTTGTCACCCACACCTGCCCGGTGACTCTGTGCTTCAGACTTGCAGATGGGCCACACACTGCATGGGTGCACCTTCCCAG CCTGAGGGAGCTGCTGGCCAAACGAGAATCTCTTTGATTAGTCCACCTCAAGATGGACACGTGG GCAGCATCTCCTACCGGGGCCCTCAAAATCTCAGCCTAACTCCCAATCAGAGCATGGCGAAGCCTCTCAG agatgaagtcttgctatgttgcctgtttggtctcaaagtcctgctctcaagtgatcctccctccttggcctcccaaactccTGGAATTACATATATGAGCTACCACATCTAA
- the LOC128574089 gene encoding uncharacterized protein LOC128574089 isoform X3, whose translation MIGAGAPCTCPACLPCTCHPHLPGDSVLQTCRWATHCMGAPSQPEGAAGQTRISLISPPQDGHVGSISYRGPQNLSLTPNQSMAKPLRSYVKLCPETNSGPELNLQVRPPLPLSEMKSCYVACLVSKSCSQVILPPWPPKLLELHI comes from the exons ATGATTGGAGCAGGAGCGCCCTGTAcctgccctgcctgcctcccctgcACTTGTCACCCACACCTGCCCGGTGACTCTGTGCTTCAGACTTGCAGATGGGCCACACACTGCATGGGTGCACCTTCCCAG CCTGAGGGAGCTGCTGGCCAAACGAGAATCTCTTTGATTAGTCCACCTCAAGATGGACACGTGG GCAGCATCTCCTACCGGGGCCCTCAAAATCTCAGCCTAACTCCCAATCAGAGCATGGCGAAGCCTCTCAG GTCATATGTGAAGTTGTGTCCAGAGACAAATTCTGGACCTGAACTCAACCTGCAAGTGaggcctcctcttcctctctcag agatgaagtcttgctatgttgcctgtttggtctcaaagtcctgctctcaagtgatcctccctccttggcctcccaaactccTGGAATTACATATATGA
- the LOC128574089 gene encoding uncharacterized protein LOC128574089 isoform X8, with the protein MIGAGAPCTCPACLPCTCHPHLPGDSVLQTCRWATHCMGAPSQPEGAAGQTRISLISPPQDGHVGSISYRGPQNLSLTPNQSMAKPLRSYVKLCPETNSGPELNLQVRPPLPLSGGQETLLCTQR; encoded by the exons ATGATTGGAGCAGGAGCGCCCTGTAcctgccctgcctgcctcccctgcACTTGTCACCCACACCTGCCCGGTGACTCTGTGCTTCAGACTTGCAGATGGGCCACACACTGCATGGGTGCACCTTCCCAG CCTGAGGGAGCTGCTGGCCAAACGAGAATCTCTTTGATTAGTCCACCTCAAGATGGACACGTGG GCAGCATCTCCTACCGGGGCCCTCAAAATCTCAGCCTAACTCCCAATCAGAGCATGGCGAAGCCTCTCAG GTCATATGTGAAGTTGTGTCCAGAGACAAATTCTGGACCTGAACTCAACCTGCAAGTGaggcctcctcttcctctctcaggTGGGCAGGAGACTCTGCTGTGCACTCAG agatga
- the LOC128574089 gene encoding probable E3 SUMO-protein ligase RNF212 isoform X6, producing MIGAGAPCTCPACLPCTCHPHLPGDSVLQTCRWATHCMGAPSQPEGAAGQTRISLISPPQDGHVGSISYRGPQNLSLTPNQSMAKPLRGRAEAPSAAHLRLCVWCTCLRTPPPPPASQASRALGHQDAWATR from the exons ATGATTGGAGCAGGAGCGCCCTGTAcctgccctgcctgcctcccctgcACTTGTCACCCACACCTGCCCGGTGACTCTGTGCTTCAGACTTGCAGATGGGCCACACACTGCATGGGTGCACCTTCCCAG CCTGAGGGAGCTGCTGGCCAAACGAGAATCTCTTTGATTAGTCCACCTCAAGATGGACACGTGG GCAGCATCTCCTACCGGGGCCCTCAAAATCTCAGCCTAACTCCCAATCAGAGCATGGCGAAGCCTCTCAG AGGCAGAGCTGAGGCTCCTTCAGCTGCACATTTAAGACTGTGTGTGTGGTGCACGTGCCTGAGGACACCACCGCCACcgccagcctcccaagcatcccGGGCCCTTGGACACCAGGATGCCTGGGCTACCAGGTGA
- the LOC128574089 gene encoding uncharacterized protein LOC128574089 isoform X9, with protein MIGAGAPCTCPACLPCTCHPHLPGDSVLQTCRWATHCMGAPSQPEGAAGQTRISLISPPQDGHVGSISYRGPQNLSLTPNQSMAKPLRSYVKLCPETNSGPELNLQVRPPLPLSEAELRLLQLHI; from the exons ATGATTGGAGCAGGAGCGCCCTGTAcctgccctgcctgcctcccctgcACTTGTCACCCACACCTGCCCGGTGACTCTGTGCTTCAGACTTGCAGATGGGCCACACACTGCATGGGTGCACCTTCCCAG CCTGAGGGAGCTGCTGGCCAAACGAGAATCTCTTTGATTAGTCCACCTCAAGATGGACACGTGG GCAGCATCTCCTACCGGGGCCCTCAAAATCTCAGCCTAACTCCCAATCAGAGCATGGCGAAGCCTCTCAG GTCATATGTGAAGTTGTGTCCAGAGACAAATTCTGGACCTGAACTCAACCTGCAAGTGaggcctcctcttcctctctcag AGGCAGAGCTGAGGCTCCTTCAGCTGCACATTTAA
- the LOC128574089 gene encoding uncharacterized protein LOC128574089 isoform X7, with protein sequence MIGAGAPCTCPACLPCTCHPHLPGDSVLQTCRWATHCMGAPSQPEGAAGQTRISLISPPQDGHVGSISYRGPQNLSLTPNQSMAKPLRSYVKLCPETNSGPELNLQVRPPLPLSGGQETLLCTQRQS encoded by the exons ATGATTGGAGCAGGAGCGCCCTGTAcctgccctgcctgcctcccctgcACTTGTCACCCACACCTGCCCGGTGACTCTGTGCTTCAGACTTGCAGATGGGCCACACACTGCATGGGTGCACCTTCCCAG CCTGAGGGAGCTGCTGGCCAAACGAGAATCTCTTTGATTAGTCCACCTCAAGATGGACACGTGG GCAGCATCTCCTACCGGGGCCCTCAAAATCTCAGCCTAACTCCCAATCAGAGCATGGCGAAGCCTCTCAG GTCATATGTGAAGTTGTGTCCAGAGACAAATTCTGGACCTGAACTCAACCTGCAAGTGaggcctcctcttcctctctcaggTGGGCAGGAGACTCTGCTGTGCACTCAG AGGCAGAGCTGA
- the LOC128574089 gene encoding uncharacterized protein LOC128574089 isoform X1, translated as MIGAGAPCTCPACLPCTCHPHLPGDSVLQTCRWATHCMGAPSQPEGAAGQTRISLISPPQDGHVGSISYRGPQNLSLTPNQSMAKPLRSYVKLCPETNSGPELNLQVRPPLPLSGGQETLLCTQVRGLRTHLSLTGQDHTRLERRLWGLF; from the exons ATGATTGGAGCAGGAGCGCCCTGTAcctgccctgcctgcctcccctgcACTTGTCACCCACACCTGCCCGGTGACTCTGTGCTTCAGACTTGCAGATGGGCCACACACTGCATGGGTGCACCTTCCCAG CCTGAGGGAGCTGCTGGCCAAACGAGAATCTCTTTGATTAGTCCACCTCAAGATGGACACGTGG GCAGCATCTCCTACCGGGGCCCTCAAAATCTCAGCCTAACTCCCAATCAGAGCATGGCGAAGCCTCTCAG GTCATATGTGAAGTTGTGTCCAGAGACAAATTCTGGACCTGAACTCAACCTGCAAGTGaggcctcctcttcctctctcaggTGGGCAGGAGACTCTGCTGTGCACTCAGGTCAGAGGCCTCAGAACCCACCTTTCTCTCACTGGTCAGGACCACACCAGACTAGAAAGGAGATTGTGGGGTCTATTCTAA
- the LOC128574089 gene encoding uncharacterized protein LOC128574089 isoform X4, with translation MGHTLHGCTFPGKSTTKTLDVYPLALMVSKSQPEGAAGQTRISLISPPQDGHVGSISYRGPQNLSLTPNQSMAKPLRSYVKLCPETNSGPELNLQVRPPLPLSGGQETLLCTQVRGLRTHLSLTGQDHTRLERRLWGLF, from the exons ATGGGCCACACACTGCATGGGTGCACCTTCCCAGGTAAAAGTACCACCAAGACCCTGGACGTCTATCCTTTGGCACTTATGGTCTCCAAGTCTCAG CCTGAGGGAGCTGCTGGCCAAACGAGAATCTCTTTGATTAGTCCACCTCAAGATGGACACGTGG GCAGCATCTCCTACCGGGGCCCTCAAAATCTCAGCCTAACTCCCAATCAGAGCATGGCGAAGCCTCTCAG GTCATATGTGAAGTTGTGTCCAGAGACAAATTCTGGACCTGAACTCAACCTGCAAGTGaggcctcctcttcctctctcaggTGGGCAGGAGACTCTGCTGTGCACTCAGGTCAGAGGCCTCAGAACCCACCTTTCTCTCACTGGTCAGGACCACACCAGACTAGAAAGGAGATTGTGGGGTCTATTCTAA
- the LOC128574089 gene encoding uncharacterized protein LOC128574089 isoform X5: MIGAGAPCTCPACLPCTCHPHLPGDSVLQTCRWATHCMGAPSQPEGAAGQTRISLISPPQDGHVGSISYRGPQNLSLTPNQSMAKPLSEVISKTKLASLLRPSSYLQGLHTMGVCAREGDLLGSHSLSQHRPHT; the protein is encoded by the exons ATGATTGGAGCAGGAGCGCCCTGTAcctgccctgcctgcctcccctgcACTTGTCACCCACACCTGCCCGGTGACTCTGTGCTTCAGACTTGCAGATGGGCCACACACTGCATGGGTGCACCTTCCCAG CCTGAGGGAGCTGCTGGCCAAACGAGAATCTCTTTGATTAGTCCACCTCAAGATGGACACGTGG GCAGCATCTCCTACCGGGGCCCTCAAAATCTCAGCCTAACTCCCAATCAGAGCATGGCGAAGCCTCTCAG CGAAGTAATTTCAAAGACAAAGTTAGCATCTTTATTACGACCCTCAAGTTACCTGCAGGGCCTGCACACCATGGGGGTCTGCGCACGAGAGGGGGATCTTTTAGGCTCCCACTCCCTCAGCCAGCACCGGCCCCACACATGA
- the LOC128574089 gene encoding probable E3 SUMO-protein ligase RNF212 isoform X11 has protein sequence MIGAGAPCTCPACLPCTCHPHLPGDSVLQTCRWATHCMGAPSQPEGAAGQTRISLISPPQDGHVGSISYRGPQNLSLTPNQSMAKPLRVPPLQMPYRGRSQTPAHQCPAK, from the exons ATGATTGGAGCAGGAGCGCCCTGTAcctgccctgcctgcctcccctgcACTTGTCACCCACACCTGCCCGGTGACTCTGTGCTTCAGACTTGCAGATGGGCCACACACTGCATGGGTGCACCTTCCCAG CCTGAGGGAGCTGCTGGCCAAACGAGAATCTCTTTGATTAGTCCACCTCAAGATGGACACGTGG GCAGCATCTCCTACCGGGGCCCTCAAAATCTCAGCCTAACTCCCAATCAGAGCATGGCGAAGCCTCTCAG GGTTCCACCACTGCAGATGCCCTACAGGGGACGGTCACAAACTCCAGCACACCAGTGTCCAG CGAAGTAA
- the LOC128574089 gene encoding probable E3 SUMO-protein ligase RNF212 isoform X2, protein MIGAGAPCTCPACLPCTCHPHLPGDSVLQTCRWATHCMGAPSQPEGAAGQTRISLISPPQDGHVGSISYRGPQNLSLTPNQSMAKPLRVPPLQMPYRGRSQTPAHQCPGVAGKGASPILGSSQAALPSQAPATRPLLSISGLLQRQHLS, encoded by the exons ATGATTGGAGCAGGAGCGCCCTGTAcctgccctgcctgcctcccctgcACTTGTCACCCACACCTGCCCGGTGACTCTGTGCTTCAGACTTGCAGATGGGCCACACACTGCATGGGTGCACCTTCCCAG CCTGAGGGAGCTGCTGGCCAAACGAGAATCTCTTTGATTAGTCCACCTCAAGATGGACACGTGG GCAGCATCTCCTACCGGGGCCCTCAAAATCTCAGCCTAACTCCCAATCAGAGCATGGCGAAGCCTCTCAG GGTTCCACCACTGCAGATGCCCTACAGGGGACGGTCACAAACTCCAGCACACCAGTGTCCAGGTGTAGCGGGGAAAGGGGCTTCTCCCATCCTTGGAAGCTCCCAGGCTGCACTGCCTTCCCAGGCCCCAGCCACCAGGCCACTGCTCAGCATCTCTGGCCTGCTGCAGAGGCAGCACCTAAGCTAG